The following is a genomic window from Mus pahari chromosome 1, PAHARI_EIJ_v1.1, whole genome shotgun sequence.
ATGTCAGAAACATAACCCACTAACCCACAAGTGGATCAGCCCACCCTCCCCAGTGGCCTTCATGCCATATGTCATCTACGCTGTTCCCTTGCATCCATTAACTCGTGAGTGGATTAGTCATCCTTTACAGTAGCCTTCTCTTACATCTCCTATGGTGCTTCTCTCCTGAGACTCCGGGTGCCAATGGGGGGCACCGGATTGTCCCATTCCATTCTGCTTGCAATCATCTACAACAGGGCCTGGCAGAAAAAAGAGGCCTCACAATTTACTGTAGAGCAAATGACAGCATCAGGATAGGGAGCTCTGGAAACACACGGTGCGGGAGGACACATTCGCTTGCTCTGTCTGGTGTTCTGGATGCTGGGAAACACAACTCCAGACCAGGGTTGTGGTACTGGACAGATGctatcactgagctgcatctccagcccctgttatctacttatttatttattagattttaattGCTTGTAAGTGTGAGGGGGCATATGTATCCCagcatgcttgtggaggccagaggacagctctgtggaagCACTTTTCTCTTTCCGTGTTTGCATGGGTCCAGGGATCAAACAGGCCATCAAGCTTCTGTGGCAAAGCACCTGTCCCTGCTGAATCACCTCACCAGACTGGCTTACtttgtatttgtctgtttgtttatctatttgttgagacaggctctctctgtctAGCCGTGGCTCTCCTGGTCATTATGTAGACggggctggcctgcaactcacagaggtccgcctacctctgtctctcacgtactgggattaaagacatgcgttaccatgcccggcttattttatttttaattatttatatgtgtgtgtctgtgtgcttgtagGGGGCCTGAGATgtcagacccctggaactggagttacaggtggttgtgagctgtctgactgGGAGCTGGGCGTTGAACTTGGGCCGTCTGGAGGACCAGTTCACTGTCTTAACCAGTGATGCTTCTGCTAGAatcagaggcatgtgccaccatgcctagtatATGTGCTGCAAGGGTTGATCTTAGGACTTCATTCATGCCgggtgagcactctaccaactgagctgtgcCCCAAGCCAAGATGCTTTAGAAATACCCTCTCTGGAGCTGCAGAGAGGGCTCAGGCAGTAAGAGCATTTGCTGGTCCTAAGCTCCACTTCTGAGAttcacacagtggaagaagagaaacgactcctgaaagttgtcctccgacCCTCACACCTGGGTCAGATGTGCCcatgtacatattcacacactaaatacatacatacataaataaaatatactttaaatttctgtaaagaaaataaatggcttttCCATCTTTAGAAAGCATGTCCTGCAGAATGCCCTTGAAGCTTCTCCTTTCAGAATGTCCACAGAGGGGACTGAAGGAGGCTGAGTTATTCAGACTTACAAGATGTGGGGATAAAATTCTCTCCCCGCATCCTTGCGGTTACCAGCACCGTAAGTGGTGTTTAGACGTGCAAGCTCAGCATGGAGGGATGTGAGGCGTGGATAGAAAAGCCtgatctgggctggagagatggctcagtggttaagagcactgtctgcttttccgaaggtcctgagttcaaatcccagcaaccacatggtggctcacaaccatccataatgagatctgatgccctcttctggtatatctgaagacagctacagtgtacttacatatataataataaataaatctttaaaaaaaaagaaaagaaaagcctgatcTGTGGAGTCACGTAGTGCCACCaaccctctgatctccacatgtgggTCATGGCGCACACCACTCCcccaaaaatgttaaaaataaataaataaatgaagcacAGTCCTTGCATGGCAGCACACGCCCCAATGGGTTCTACTCCTGGAGGATCAATAGCCTTACAATGATAAGAGaggagggtgggtgggcaggttGGCATGTTGTGCCTGTGATCCTAAGGTTTGGGAACTAGAGTCTGGAGGGttgggagttcaaggacagcttagGCTGTATGCAGCtcttccccaaaacaaaactgcatgtcGATGGTTGTCCTGTGAGTTTTCAGAACCTAGCAGGGTAGAGCTTAGAAAATGCTGGCCCAGGGGTACGTACCCACCACCTATGGGACATTACCCTGAATCGCTTATAGTGCCTTACTGGTCTTCTGTGGACCCGGAGGCTGAGCGCTGGCCTTTAGCAGACTCAATATATCCAGAAGGAATGACCTTGAATTGCCCTATAAGGGCCATATCTAGAGCAGCATGGGGGCGGGGCTCAGAGCATCCCGGCAGAACAAACAACAGTCAGGCAGATCCCAGGGGGAAGGACAGGAATTAAGAGAGAACCTTGAAGTCCCACAGCAATGCATTCAGACCCTGGAGTCTTGGGAACCTTCAATAGCTTCAGTCCACACTCAGTGGCACAGGAGGGCatgatgatgcatgcctgtaatctcagaggcCGAGACGAGGAAGAAGGACGGCCacaagctgaagctgaagcttaTCCTGAGCTATAGAggaggaccttgtctcaaaaaaaacttGGACACAGGGAGATGTTTTAGTGGGTAATTAGAAGTTATTTCTCCGATGGTGAACTGAGCCAATTCAGGCCAGATTAGAtgatattaaaggcaggtttatcgGGAAGCTACTCTTGgttgagttcactggccccaaggacggAGACCAGGGAGGTCACCaaggggggaggggtagaaacagaaaatgtacacacacagggaagagagagaaggagagagggaggagaccaaaatgtctggattatatagggaagagcccctggggaagggcagcccagcccctgggctggaaagttcagagtAGAGAGCAATGCCtgatagggactgagggatgctgggagaacctggaggccagatctgttttaatatgtaagaaCCTTTGTTGTAGAAAGTATTTAAtctcaatctggaggtttctacCCTTCCTTTGAccattcagttcctggataaaagacacacagcctttgtatttataataaaccttaatCAGCagtagagctgggcagatatcttcCTCCTATGCTGTTGTGTCTAATTCCCTATCAATAACCCAGAGTTGTAATTTGCTATGTTCCATGGCTGCTATTAATTACAATTGGCCAgacctcatggccatgttttgaaatttcttttttttttaaagatttatttatttattatatgtaagtacactgtagctgtcttcagacacaccagaagagggcatcagatcttgttacggatggttaggagccaccatgtggttgctggggtttgaactccggaccttcggaagagcagttgggtgctcttacccactgagccatctcaccagcccgttttgAAATTTCTTACCCCATGGCATTTATTGctttctccaccttctctctcttctcacgtTCTCCTCAGATCCCAAACGAGGAACACCAAACCCACCTTCTCAATTCTACCCAGCTATAGGCTATAggtatctttattcaccaatcagtgATAACTTGGGGGACAAGGTCACATAGCCTCACTTGACCCTGGAGTCACCcaggcaggggtgaggggtgggaggtgagggcaGAATTTAgtattacaatacatagcaaaagatcAAACATCAGCCTTGCTTGTTTTTGCAAGCCCTCCCATCATGCTTTGCCactttgctgtgcaagcatgaagaccagatcTCTAATACCATGTTAAAAATGCTGAGtctgactgggcagtggtggagcacgcctttagtcccagcacctgggaggcagaggcaggcagatttctgcgtttgaggccagcctggtgtatagagtgagttccaggacagccagggttatacagagaaaccctgtctcgaaaaaccaaaaataagatagatagatagatagatagatagatagatagatagatagatagatagataaaataaaaaacatgctGGGTGTGGCCACCTGTGCCTGTGCTGCAGCTGTAGAGGCAGAAACAAGCACATCCCAGGAGCCTGCTGGCTAAAATGTCCAGCTCCAGGGTTATAGAGAGATCCAGACTCAAGGGAAtatgaggcagagagggagagaggaagatacCCAATGTCTTCCTGTTACCTCCTTATTTGTTTACAGTGGCCCCTCCCAACCAACCAGAGATCCAGTCCAGATCCATTAAACAAGAATACTGTGACTGAATGGGCCAATGAAGTGACGGGGTCGGGGTAGCCAGGTGGAGATAGATCCTAGATGAGAAACGGTGCTTCTCAGAAGAGCCATTCTGGGATCTTCTGGCAAGGTCACAGCTCACTGGGGATGTGGGGTAGGGTACAATAGCTAAGAGAGTCTATCTGGACATTCATATCCTAGAGCAGTGAGAACCCCAGATAGTGTCCTGATGCTGACATCCCTCCCTGCCACCTGTTTCTCCTCCAGCAGCACGAATCCTTGGAGAAACAGAACCACGCCCTTCGGAAGGAGATCCAGGCCTTGCAGACTGAACTGGCAGGGTGGGGCCGGACACTGCATTTGCATGAACGCCTGTGTGGAGTGGACTGTGATCCCTGCCCTGTTCTGCTGCCCTCTGGATGCCCAATCCAGGCCAAGCAACTCTCAGGACAACCTGCTCCTCACGGATACCATGGCTGCCAGGAACCACTGGGCCCGTTCCAGACTCCGGGCTCCTCTCCCCGAGCCCAGCATCTCTCTCCAGGTCCATGCTATCACGagtctccttccctcctgccctcaCTGGCCTTTGACCCTCTCATGGTGAGGACTCCTGTAGCCCAGCTCTCTGCCAGCCCTGTCCTGTCTGCATCATCATCTTCTGACTCCAGCCTGCCGGGGTATTTCTCTAAGCTTGATGCCCTCATACCCAGCCCCCAAGACCAGCTGGTCCCTCCACAACCCCTCAGGCAGGAGCAGCCCACCAGTGGCAGGCTGGCATCTTCCGACTCTCCAGCTGCTCTGGGACCAGAGTGTCCACAGAACAGAGAGCATTTGCCTGCACTGCCTGGCTCCTCCGCTCATTGGCAGAAGTCACCTGCGGCCCCTAGCCCACAGGCCCCCACGGCCTTCCCCCTGCTCTCTTCTGCAAACGTCCACTTCTAGCCTACGTCTAGCGAGGGGCTGCCTTACTTGAAGGTAGCCTGAGCACCCAGGAAGCTCCTCCATTTCTGCTCTTCCTTGAGTTACTGAGTGCCTACCACTGCGGACCACACAAAGCCATCCTGTCCCTCAGTACCGCAAAGGATGATGGGAGGGCCGAGTGCAAGAACCTTGAACCTGGCTGGAGCATTGCCTGTATCCTTCTTGGAAGGACTCCCAGCTCTGCACACTGACATCAGGCTCCCCCAGAATGGCTCCTTCATGGCTCTTGGGACTACTGGGGCTGTGACAGCTAGGAGAGTAAGTGGGATCTCTGAAAGGGTGGTCATTTGCAGCACCCCAAAGTGCCTCAAGCTCTTCACCAGGTTTTCACACACAGATGGTGTGTCAGAAGTGAATCCACTCCTGGATCAGAGCACACTTCTTGGCACATAGGATGGTAAATAAAATGTTCCCCTGCctcttaaaatatgtatatgtatatgtacaaatgAAAGAACTGGGTatagtggtgcactcctttaattccagcactcaggaggcaggggcaggggcaggggcagaggcatctctgtgagttctaggactgcctCATCTACataattccaagacagccagggtggtatggagagactgtctcaaaaagtgaaAAGCCAAcaaaattatgtgtatgagtggttttgcctgtgtgtgtacatacatacatatatatgtatatatattatacataatatatatacatatatatatatatatatatgtatatatatatctttatatgcaccacatgcatagtTTGTCAGAAAAGATATCATCAGATcttttggaa
Proteins encoded in this region:
- the Batf2 gene encoding basic leucine zipper transcriptional factor ATF-like 2 isoform X1; amino-acid sequence: MQLCGSGALLTETDLGESQKQLKKKQKNRLAAQRSRQKHTSKADALHQQHESLEKQNHALRKEIQALQTELAGWGRTLHLHERLCGVDCDPCPVLLPSGCPIQAKQLSGQPAPHGYHGCQEPLGPFQTPGSSPRAQHLSPGPCYHESPSLLPSLAFDPLMVRTPVAQLSASPVLSASSSSDSSLPGYFSKLDALIPSPQDQLVPPQPLRQEQPTSGRLASSDSPAALGPECPQNREHLPALPGSSAHWQKSPAAPSPQAPTAFPLLSSANVHF
- the Batf2 gene encoding basic leucine zipper transcriptional factor ATF-like 2 isoform X2; translated protein: MQLCGSGALLTETDLGESQKQLKKKQKNRLAAQRSRQKHTSKADALHQHESLEKQNHALRKEIQALQTELAGWGRTLHLHERLCGVDCDPCPVLLPSGCPIQAKQLSGQPAPHGYHGCQEPLGPFQTPGSSPRAQHLSPGPCYHESPSLLPSLAFDPLMVRTPVAQLSASPVLSASSSSDSSLPGYFSKLDALIPSPQDQLVPPQPLRQEQPTSGRLASSDSPAALGPECPQNREHLPALPGSSAHWQKSPAAPSPQAPTAFPLLSSANVHF